The following are encoded in a window of Saccharothrix longispora genomic DNA:
- a CDS encoding ATP-binding protein, with translation MSSAPEFFGRETELAAVAAAVDRVPAAGLVAVVVSGEPGIGKSSLLARARDGLRDRGCAVLAAESDDVSRRIPYAAVATALRSCAATAGDAEALAPTGEPDAGWFGRACELVARALAALTADRPAALVLDDLDRADDDSLAMLAVVLRRVTAAPLVLLAATRSHHVNGGVDELLDRLERHAEVVRLELAPLGGGEVARIVESVLGTPVDEGLAHEVCRRADGNPFFAVEIARSLRELDLVAVDGDRARLTVSPTAIRLTRREAVLRRVAPLDRGTRAVARAVSVFRRVRLDRIGLLARVASLPEDDVVAAFDELLRAHIVVRDADRGYRFSHALVGEALYQEIGPAQRRHLHSLISARLLDDLDRGLSTDELELAWHLAESAPPGDLRAVRVMARAADANRATAPETAAALCARALELLPVAAPERGALLASQCRALAHASRPAAAAAPGLAALDALPPGPERSRCAVVVLSCLFLVGRLAEALRLADAELADAESAAGAAPAALHAQRALLLVFTGRHADALAEAERTEAMPVASAAEGVVVFDRLAVITSMLFRHDKTVEYANRALRAADQPALELQALAVGASTGALAGLVHDASWRLRRAEELRERTGGHAFRGELEMAGVALDWFGGEWDACLERLGRAAAELEARQELMMLHGLRAIELEVRTWRGELDVAARLAGLPPPTSPNMAGLHALAMADYLAARGDATAARATLSAAVAPDGASAYSCVLLARLVELSLTHDLVDEARATLATLRSVAADRVSPWTRTAVRRVGGLVHRDPDLLRDAVREAETGGLVFERARAQLALGRHAPAVPALLEAHATFSRLGAHGLRRQAGARLRELGAKVPRTRTAPRGLLTQAESNVARLVQQGMRNRDIAAALHYSPRTIEVYLSRIYAKLNVTSRLELARTLDTTPPASRNPTPRES, from the coding sequence TTGTCCTCTGCCCCCGAGTTCTTCGGCAGGGAGACCGAACTGGCCGCCGTGGCCGCGGCCGTCGACCGGGTGCCCGCCGCCGGCCTGGTCGCCGTCGTCGTGTCGGGGGAGCCGGGCATCGGCAAGTCGAGCCTGCTGGCGCGAGCGCGGGACGGGCTGCGCGACCGGGGCTGCGCGGTGCTGGCCGCCGAGTCCGACGACGTCAGCCGGCGCATCCCGTACGCGGCGGTCGCCACCGCCCTGCGGTCGTGCGCCGCGACGGCGGGGGACGCCGAGGCGCTGGCCCCGACCGGCGAACCGGACGCGGGCTGGTTCGGCCGGGCGTGCGAACTGGTCGCCCGCGCCCTCGCCGCGCTCACCGCCGACCGGCCCGCCGCGCTGGTCCTCGACGACCTCGACCGGGCCGACGACGACTCGCTGGCCATGCTCGCCGTGGTGCTGCGCCGGGTCACCGCCGCGCCGCTCGTGCTGCTGGCCGCGACCCGCTCGCACCACGTCAACGGCGGCGTGGACGAACTGCTGGACCGGCTGGAGCGGCACGCCGAGGTGGTGCGGCTGGAACTGGCGCCGCTCGGCGGCGGCGAGGTGGCGCGGATCGTGGAGTCCGTGCTGGGCACGCCGGTCGACGAGGGACTGGCGCACGAGGTGTGCCGGCGCGCGGACGGCAACCCGTTCTTCGCCGTGGAGATCGCCCGCTCGCTGCGCGAGCTGGACCTCGTCGCGGTCGACGGCGACCGGGCCCGGCTGACCGTGTCGCCGACCGCGATCCGGCTGACCAGGCGCGAGGCGGTGCTGCGCCGCGTCGCCCCGCTCGACCGGGGGACGCGTGCGGTGGCCAGGGCCGTGTCGGTGTTCCGGCGGGTGCGACTGGACCGCATCGGGTTGCTCGCGCGGGTCGCGTCGCTGCCCGAGGACGACGTGGTGGCGGCGTTCGACGAGCTGCTGCGCGCGCACATCGTGGTGCGCGACGCGGACCGCGGCTACCGGTTCTCGCACGCCCTCGTCGGCGAGGCCCTGTACCAGGAGATCGGGCCCGCGCAGCGCCGCCACCTGCACAGCCTCATCAGCGCCCGGCTGCTCGACGACCTCGACCGCGGCCTGTCGACCGACGAGCTGGAGCTGGCCTGGCACCTCGCCGAGTCCGCGCCGCCGGGCGACCTGCGCGCGGTCCGCGTGATGGCGCGGGCCGCCGACGCCAACCGCGCGACCGCCCCCGAGACGGCGGCGGCGCTGTGCGCGCGGGCCCTGGAGCTGCTGCCGGTCGCCGCGCCCGAACGCGGCGCGCTGCTCGCGTCCCAGTGCCGGGCACTGGCCCACGCGTCCCGCCCGGCCGCCGCCGCGGCGCCCGGTCTCGCCGCCCTGGACGCCCTGCCACCCGGACCCGAGCGGTCGCGGTGCGCGGTCGTCGTGCTCAGCTGCCTGTTCCTCGTGGGCAGGCTGGCCGAGGCGCTGCGGCTCGCCGACGCCGAGCTGGCCGACGCCGAGTCGGCCGCCGGCGCCGCCCCCGCCGCGCTGCACGCCCAGCGCGCGCTGCTGCTGGTCTTCACCGGGCGGCACGCCGACGCCCTGGCCGAGGCCGAGCGCACCGAGGCCATGCCGGTCGCGTCGGCCGCCGAGGGGGTCGTGGTGTTCGACCGGCTGGCCGTCATCACCTCGATGCTGTTCCGGCACGACAAGACCGTCGAGTACGCCAACCGGGCGCTGCGTGCCGCCGACCAGCCCGCGCTGGAGCTCCAGGCGCTGGCCGTCGGCGCCTCGACCGGGGCGCTCGCGGGACTGGTGCACGACGCGTCGTGGCGGCTGCGGCGGGCCGAGGAGCTGCGCGAGCGCACCGGCGGCCACGCGTTCCGCGGTGAGCTGGAGATGGCGGGCGTGGCGCTCGACTGGTTCGGCGGCGAGTGGGACGCCTGCCTGGAACGCCTCGGGCGGGCCGCCGCGGAGCTGGAGGCGCGGCAGGAGCTGATGATGCTGCACGGCCTGCGCGCGATCGAACTGGAGGTGCGCACGTGGCGCGGCGAGCTGGACGTGGCCGCCCGCCTGGCCGGGCTGCCCCCGCCGACCAGCCCCAACATGGCCGGCCTGCACGCCCTGGCCATGGCGGACTACCTGGCCGCCCGGGGTGACGCGACCGCCGCCCGCGCGACCCTCTCGGCCGCCGTGGCCCCGGACGGCGCGTCCGCGTACAGCTGCGTCCTCCTGGCCAGGCTGGTCGAGCTGTCCCTGACCCACGACCTGGTGGACGAGGCCCGCGCCACCCTGGCGACCCTCCGGTCCGTGGCCGCCGACCGCGTGTCCCCCTGGACCCGGACCGCGGTGCGCCGGGTCGGCGGCCTCGTGCACCGGGACCCGGACCTCCTCCGTGACGCGGTCCGCGAAGCCGAGACCGGCGGCCTGGTCTTCGAACGGGCCCGCGCCCAACTCGCCCTGGGCCGGCACGCCCCCGCCGTCCCGGCCCTCCTGGAAGCGCACGCCACGTTCTCCCGGCTGGGCGCGCACGGCCTGCGCCGCCAGGCGGGCGCCCGCCTGCGGGAGCTGGGTGCCAAGGTCCCCCGGACGCGGACCGCGCCCCGGGGCCTGCTGACCCAGGCCGAGTCGAACGTGGCCCGCCTCGTCCAGCAGGGCATGCGCAACCGCGACATCGCCGCGGCCCTGCACTACAGCCCCCGGACGATCGAGGTCTACCTCTCCCGCATCTACGCCAAGCTGAACGTCACCTCCCGCCTGGAACTGGCCAGAACCCTGGACACCACCCCACCCGCGAGTCGTAACCCCACCCCCCGCGAGTCGTAA
- a CDS encoding serine hydrolase domain-containing protein: MTVQGTCHEDFAEVRAEFEANFAHRGEEGAGVHVTVDGETVVDLWGGDAGGRPWREDTLTHVWSCTKGATALCAHVLASRGDLDLDAPVTRYWPEFGGATTLVRDLLAHRAGLAALREPAAPGLLRDWAATTAALAAQEPFWEPGTRHGYHALTFGHLVGEVVRRVSGLGLAEFFEKEVSGPLALDFWLRLPEDLEPLVAPTLPPPPGSPVSSLYRRAVAEPGSVQALLLTNDGGYAASSNTREARAAEYGSVGGMANARGLAQMYRPLALGGGYNGVRLVDEAQVASMSAVESAGFDEVLLVPTRFSAGFMKSAGNGHLPPADRGVVLAEDAFGHSGMGGSLGFASPAARMSFGYVMTRMGPGVGVNERGQSLVDAVYRALGHRLAPGGPWFR, translated from the coding sequence ATGACGGTCCAGGGCACCTGCCACGAGGACTTCGCCGAGGTCCGCGCCGAGTTCGAGGCCAACTTCGCGCACCGGGGCGAGGAGGGCGCGGGCGTGCACGTGACCGTCGACGGGGAGACCGTGGTCGACCTGTGGGGCGGTGACGCGGGCGGTCGGCCGTGGCGCGAGGACACCCTCACGCACGTGTGGTCGTGCACCAAGGGCGCGACCGCGCTGTGCGCGCACGTGCTGGCCTCGCGCGGCGACCTCGACCTGGACGCGCCGGTGACCCGCTACTGGCCGGAGTTCGGCGGCGCGACGACGCTCGTGCGGGACCTGCTGGCGCACCGGGCGGGGTTGGCCGCGCTGCGCGAGCCGGCCGCGCCGGGCCTGCTGCGCGACTGGGCGGCGACGACCGCCGCGCTGGCCGCGCAGGAGCCGTTCTGGGAGCCGGGCACGCGGCACGGCTACCACGCGCTGACCTTCGGCCACCTGGTCGGCGAGGTCGTGCGGCGGGTCAGCGGGCTGGGCTTGGCGGAGTTCTTCGAGAAGGAGGTCTCCGGGCCGCTGGCGCTGGACTTCTGGCTGCGGCTGCCGGAGGACCTGGAGCCGCTCGTCGCGCCCACCCTGCCGCCGCCGCCCGGGTCGCCGGTGTCGAGCCTGTACCGGCGGGCGGTGGCGGAGCCGGGGTCGGTGCAGGCGCTGCTGCTGACGAACGACGGCGGGTACGCGGCATCGTCGAACACGCGGGAGGCGCGCGCCGCCGAGTACGGGTCCGTGGGCGGCATGGCGAACGCGCGGGGGTTGGCGCAGATGTACCGGCCGCTGGCGCTGGGCGGCGGGTACAACGGGGTGCGGCTGGTGGACGAGGCGCAGGTGGCGTCGATGTCGGCGGTGGAGTCGGCCGGGTTCGACGAGGTGCTGCTGGTGCCCACCCGGTTCTCGGCGGGTTTCATGAAGTCCGCGGGCAACGGCCACCTGCCGCCCGCCGACCGGGGTGTCGTGCTGGCGGAGGACGCGTTCGGCCACTCGGGCATGGGCGGGTCGCTGGGTTTCGCGTCGCCGGCGGCGCGCATGTCGTTCGGGTACGTGATGACGCGGATGGGGCCGGGCGTCGGCGTCAACGAGCGCGGACAGTCCCTTGTGGACGCCGTGTACCGCGCGCTGGGGCACCGGCTCGCACCGGGCGGCCCCTGGTTCCGCTGA
- a CDS encoding SRPBCC family protein, which yields MIEVVRGRCVAASPERVWQVVSRASSTAAWLADCDRVDVTSGAGCGERRTQHGRWDGHVSEVDQEVVEFRRPTVIAWRHVAERLDGRPAPRFALRTEFRVELAATADGGTVVRLRLLQVPASEVRGLLLRVFGRRRAASAMDASLDRLVDLVGRPVPR from the coding sequence GTGATCGAGGTGGTGCGCGGCAGGTGCGTGGCGGCGTCGCCGGAACGCGTGTGGCAGGTGGTGTCGCGCGCGTCGAGCACGGCGGCGTGGCTGGCCGACTGCGACCGGGTGGACGTCACCTCCGGCGCGGGGTGCGGGGAGCGGCGCACGCAGCACGGCCGGTGGGACGGCCACGTGTCCGAGGTCGACCAGGAGGTCGTGGAGTTCCGCCGGCCGACGGTGATCGCGTGGCGGCACGTCGCGGAGCGCCTCGACGGCCGCCCGGCGCCGCGCTTCGCCCTGCGCACCGAGTTCCGGGTGGAGCTGGCGGCCACCGCGGACGGGGGCACGGTCGTGCGGCTGCGGTTGCTCCAGGTGCCCGCCTCCGAGGTGCGGGGGCTGCTGCTCAGGGTGTTCGGCCGCCGCCGGGCGGCGTCGGCGATGGACGCCTCGCTGGACCGGCTGGTCGACCTCGTGGGACGCCCCGTGCCGCGCTGA